The Verrucomicrobiia bacterium genomic sequence TCGCCCTCATGGCCGCCGGCATCGGCATCATGAACATCATGCTGGCCAGCATCAATGAGCGCATTCGGGAAATTGGCATCCGTAAAGCCATTGGGGCCACCGACACCAGCATTTTCATTCAAATCCTCATCGAAAGTGCGGTCATCGCCCTCGTCGGCGGGATCGCCGGCCTGATCGCCGCCCAGGGATTCGTCAAGCTGCTCGCCTCGGTCACCCCCACCGGCAACACCCCCGTGGTCACATTCAGCGCCATGGCCATCGCCTTCACTTTCAGCCTCCTCACCGGCATCGT encodes the following:
- a CDS encoding FtsX-like permease family protein gives rise to the protein QARDQASYDDCVEQVRGILRMARRVPPTEPDDFEISSNDSLIRQFRSLTFAVRVGVAVISSIALMAAGIGIMNIMLASINERIREIGIRKAIGATDTSIFIQILIESAVIALVGGIAGLIAAQGFVKLLASVTPTGNTPVVTFSAMAIAFTFSLLTGIVAGLFPAFKAARLEPIRALRLD